The DNA segment AGAGACACCATCACCCCTTATGCAGCATCAAAAGGAGCGGTGAAAATGTTGACTCGTGGTGGTTGCGTTGAGTTAGCGAAACACAACATTCAAGTTAATGGTATTGCTCCGGGTTACTTCAAAACTGAACTTACAAAACCGCTTGTAGAAAATGAAGAATTTTCAGCATGGCTTTGCAACAGAACGCCTGCAAATCGCTGGGGTAATCCTGAAGAGTTAATTGGTGCTGCAGTCTTTTTATCATCGCAAGCATCCGATTTCGTTAATGGACATTTATTGTTTGTTGATGGCGGCATGCTAGCGGCAGTCTGATCATTTATTAAAAAATAACGATTTAAATACAATAACTAAATAACTAAATAACAAAAGGTATCTTATGAATATGAATAAAATTGTCGTTGCTTTATCTACTGTTCTGTTCGCTAGCACGGCTTTAGCTGCGGATATTAATATGAAATTTCAAAGTTCAAACTTTACCGGTGAACAAGTTTATACGGTTCAAAAAGCGTGGACTGATAACATTGAAAAAACAACTAATGGCAGAATAAAGATCGATCTTCTACCGTTAAACTCTGTACTGAAATCATCAGATATGCTTACTGGTGTTCGCAACAATATCATTGATGGTGCTATCGCGACTTCTGCTATGTACTCTGGTGAAGATCCTGGTTTTGGACTAATTGGTGATACGATATCTGCGTGGAACAGTGATGAAGATATCCTTAAATTTTATTACTTTGGTGGTGGTTTTGAAGTAGTAGATGAGATTTTCCAGAAGTACGGATCTAAACTTATTGGTGTATCTTTGACTGGAGCAGAATCATTGCCATCAAAGATAAAACTTGAAAAAGTTGAAGACTTCGAAGGTGTGAAAATGAGAGCACCATCTGGGCCAATCCAGAAGTTGTTTGCTCGCATGGGCGCATCACCAGTAGGCCTACCTGGTTCAGAAATCTATACTGCGTTAGAGAAAGGTATTATCGACGCTGCTGATTTCTCAACTTTTGCCAATAACCAAAAGCAAGGTGTTCATGGTATTGCTAAATACCCTATTTACCCAGGTATCCACTCTTCTCCTAGCGTACATATCATTATGAACCTTAAGAAGTGGGATGCATTGTCTGAAAATGATCAAGCGTTTATGGTTTCTTATTTCAAAGGCATGGCTCTAGATTCATTACTACAAGCTCACTACGAAGATCGAATTGCGTATGGCGAAGCAGTTAAACAAGGCGTGACACCAGTAGCTTGGAGTGAAGAAGAAATCGCTAAAGTAAGGGTTCATGCAAAAGAAATATGGAAAGAAATAGCTGACGATTCACCAATAGGTAAAATGTATTACGATACGTTAATTAAATACTTAGATTCTCAAGGTATGATGTAAGTCATAACAAAATAAAATATATATAACAGAATGTTCGGTTCTGTTATATATCGTATCAATAGGTTTATTATGGAAAATAATTTTATCGATAAAGTAGACTCTCTCTATATTAAAATAGGTGAGATCGTGTCAATATTTTTTCTTGTCGTTGTCTTAATTGGTTTTTTTGAAGTTGTCATGAGGTATGTATTTGACTCGCCTACTCTTTGGGTTCATGAAACAACAACATTTATAATAAGTTTGTCATTACTATATGGAGGTGTAGCTTGTTTTGCAGAAAACAAGCATATAGCGATGACATTTATACGTGAAAGGTTTAATGAAAAGATTCAATGGTATATGGCTCTTTTGGTTGAATTTTTGGTGTTTATATTTATGTCGATGTTGACGTACGGTTCTTATTGTGCGACTAGGGATGCATTTATTTCACCTTTTGGAACGTTTAAAATGCAAACATCGGGTTCGGTTTTAGACACCCCTTTCCCTGCGTTAAATAAAGGATTCTTCTTTATAACATGTATTATGATTCTATTTCTATCGGTCTTGCATATATACCGTCATATAAAAACACATAATAATTTATTTGATAATGCCTTAGTTGAGGATAGTAATAATGCTTAGTGTAATCGGAATCGGTGGCGGTACCGGACTCATATTCTTGTTTATGATTTTTCTCCTCTTTGTTGGGATGCCATTAGGGTTCTTGACAGGGATGGTTGCTTTAACTTTTTCATATCTGTGGTTTGATACAACTGCGTTAATGCAGATGGTTGCATCTCGTGTAACTGATTTTACTTCTTCTTATACGTTTGTTGCTGTCCCAATGTTTGTTTTGATGGCAACAATGTTAGATAAAACCGGCATTGCTAGGGATTTATACAATGCAATGCGAGTTATCGCCGGAAGGATAAAAGGTGGTATCGCGGTACAAAGCATGGTTGTTGCGGTTCTTTTAGCGTCTATGTCAGGCATCATTGGAGGAGAAACGGTTTTACTGGGAATGCTTGCACTCCCTCAAATGTTGCGCTTAGGCTACAATAAAAACTTAGCTATCGGAACGGTAGTTTCGGGAGGAGCTTTAGGTACAATGGTTCCGCCGAGTATTGTGCTTATCATCTATGGTATGACAGCGAATGTATCAATCGGTGACCTCTTTCTTGCATCTGTGCCTGCTGCATTGTTGCTTTCTACTTTATATATGGTTTATATAATAGCGCTTTGTCACATCTATCCTCATTATGGTCCAGCGATGGATATAGAGGAGATTTTAAGTCTTACCAAGGAAGATAAAAAACGGATTCTGATCGATATTGCTATCCCTGTTGCTATTGCGGGTTGGATATTAGGGAGCATTTATGGTGGTATTGCGTCTGTTACTGAATCTGCTTGTGTCGGTGTTATGGGTGTTGCCATCGCTGCTTGGCATCGTAAAGAGCTTACAAAAGAAGTTGTTTTTAGTGCTTTAAAACATACGATTAAAACCGTTGGTATGATCATATGGGTTGGTATTGGTGCAACCATGATTATAGGTGTTTATAATTTGATGGGTGGCGATCAATATATTGCAAGCTTATTTGCAAGCTTAGACGCTCCACCAATTTATACCATCCTAATTATGATGGGTATTCTACTTGTTCTTGGTATGTTCCTCGATTGGATTGGTGTTGCTATGCTAACTATGCCAATTTTTGTACCAATAATAACGGCGCTAGGGTATGACCCTATCTGGTTTGGTGTTTTATTCTGTGTGAACATGCAAGTTTCGTTCTTAAGCCCACCATTTGGACCAGCAGCATTCTATCTTAAAAGTGTCGCTCCAGAGGGTATTGAACTAACAGATATATTTAAATCGGTTTGGCCGTTTATTGGAATGCAATTAATAGTATTGGCTGCACTATTGATTTTCCCTGAATTTATAACAGTTTTGCTCTGAGGTTGAAATGACACAATTGATAAATGAATTAAGTGCATTAAAATTAGTGCCAGTAATAGTTATAGATTCTGCAGAAGATATATTACCAATAGGTAAGTTGCTTGTTGATAATGGTTTACCGATTGCTGAAATCACTTATCGGTCATCAGCAGCAGGTGAAGCGATAAGATTATTGAAGGATAATTTTCCAGGTATACTTATTGGTGCTGGTACTGTACTTAATAAAGAACAGGTGATGTCTGCAAAAGAGTCAGGGGCTGATTTTATAGTTTCTCCTGGCGTTAATGTAGAAACTATAGCGACTTGTCGTGAAGAAAATATAACAATAGTACCAGGGGTTAATAGCCCTTCGGATATAGAATTAGCACTAAACAATAATATATCGTTGGTCAAATATTTTCCGGCGGAAGCTTCTGGAGGCGTGACTATGTTGAAAGCTCTCCTTGGGCCTTACAATATGCTTAAAGTGATGCCAACAGGTGGCATCACGGCTGATAACATTCAAAGCTACTTAGATATAGATGCAGTTGTTGCATGCGGCGGCTCATGGATTGTAGATCGAAAGCTAATCCAAGATAAAGACTGGGGCAAATTAGATCAGTTAATTAAGGATGCTTGTGGCCAACTTAATGAGTGTGAATAACGAACTAGGTTGGATGAAGGCATAGTGTAGTTACATCTAAGGCTAGATATAATAATATTTAGCCTTAGATATTCGCAAACTTCTTGTTCTTAATTGTAGTGGTTAGTGGGACTTGACCATTACAATCTTTGCACGCGCCCTCATTTAAGGTTAAGAGTGACTGCTTGTGCTGTTATACAGAGAAGAATCTATTTTGATCACGACTTTATTTATAGGTTGTCCCCCTGACTTAGACACCATTGGGCGGTGCCATTCTCCTGGATAAAAAACGACAAATTCCCCCTCATTAAGTGTTACGGACTGTTCGTTATTTACGCTTTCGACAAATTCCACGTCATTGTCAAATTTTTTCCCATCCATAAAAGCACTCGTAGCTGGCTTTATTGCATAGGTAAGCGTTTCTTGTCCTGCGAGAACCAAATGTACATCAATATATGATCGATGTATTTCGATCTGTGAGTCGTCTAATGCCCTATCGTTATCGTGTACTTTAACAACAAAAAAATGGTCCTCATCGATTTTGGTCACACCGAGTTCTAGGCTTGACAATTCGAGCTTTAATGCACGAGAAATAAACTGATGAATGAGGTTATTGTTGTCTAATGAATGTATGTCAGAACAGTGCATATTAAACCTTTTATATGAGATAAATATTAATTATGTAGCCGGGCAAAACTCTATGATTTTACCATCATTAACTAAATAACAGTCCATGCCTGCTGCAATTGCAGCTTGTTTGCCTATCTTTGTATCTTCAAAGACAACACACTGATTTGCAGGTGTGTTGAGTTGTTGAGCGACGGAGAGAAAAGTGTCTGGAGAGGGCTTGTGGTTAACCACCTCATCAGAGGTAACTAATATCTCTACCATGGTTAGAATATCCGTCGTGTCCAAGATTTCTTTGGCATGCTTGCGTTGTGCGCCGGTGCCTATTCCAATTTTTTTCGTGAGGTAATTATCTTTTAGTATTTGATAAACCCCGGGAATAGTATCGCCTTTAAACGCAATAGATTCGAAGTTGGAAATTTTATCCTGAGTGATCAAATCTGCGTTTAGATCCAAATTGTAACGATTAATGATTTCAATCGTTACTTTTCTAGTTGGCATCCCCCCGAGTTGATTTAACCACTCTTTCTCATAAGGGATATCAAACGTTGTGCAGGTTTTTTCCCAAGCAGCAGCGTGCGCTATCATTGAGTTAATTAAGGTTCCATCTAAGTCAAAGATAATGCATTTATATTTGTCTAAATTCATATAAATAATTTTAGTACGTGTGCGATGGCGGGAAGTGTACATTTTTTATGCGCCATTTTTCCACATAATATTTCTGAAAAGAGACAATTTCTCTCTTCTATCTACCTTTCGACTCACGTTAATTATTCATTCTCATTTAAGAATGTATAGCTAAGCGGTTATCGTGAACATACTGACCAGAAAATTATTTTACAGTTTGTTAACAAATGAATTATTCAGTGATCCTCGTCTAAAAATCATCAAATCAACTTAACCTTACATTTAAATATCCAACTTAGATCTCGTTTTTCGGTTTTTTTTGCTGTTTGTTTAAAAATCAGTAACTTAGGTTTTACAGTGTGTCATTCGTCATAAAACTCCAACGACAATAGTGACAAAATTCGGAATTTGAACCATTATATATTCCGCATTACGGAATTCATCGGAGTAAAAATTATGCCATTGGTAACAACTGAAAAGCTTCAAGAAGAATATGAAAGAATTTTATTAGCTCGCGATATGAAGCCTGAAATGGCAACGAAGCTTGCTGCAGGTTTTGTCGAGATGGCAAACGAAGGTACTTACTCTCACGGTATTAACCGTTTTCCTGTATTCATAGATCAGGTAGATAAAGGCCAAATTAAATTAAATGAAGTACCTGAGTGTGTGAACAGCATGGGTGCTTTAGAGCAGTGGGACTGTAATTTTGGACCGGGTGTTTTAAACGGCCTTATTTGTTCAGAAAGAGCGATGGAACTTGCACGTGAGTTCGGTATTGGTATGGTCGGAATGCGTAATTCTAACCATTGGATGCGTGGTGGTGCCTATGTTCTAAAAATGGCTCGCGAAGGCTTTGCAGGTATAGCTTCAACCAACTCAATAGCAGTAATGCCAGCATGGGGTGGTAAAGACCACCGCGTAGGTTCAAACCCATTAATTATGGCTATCGCTGGTGACCCACCTGTTCTTGTGGATTGCTCTATGAGTCAGTATTCGTATGGTCAGTTACAAAATTATGTATTAGCAGACAAGCAGTTACCTGTAGTTGGTGGTTTTGACGACAATGGTGAATTGACAACCGATCCTCATATTTTGTGGGAAAATAAGCGTTTGCTACCAATGGGGTTCTGGAAAGGGTCGTCTATGGCAATCGTACTGGATATGATGTTGACGGCTATTACTGGCGGTAACTCGGTTCCTGCTTTAACGGAAGATATGGGCGGAGAATTTGGTGTTTCTCAATTTTTGATCGCTATCGACCTGAGTAGAACCATGGACAAAGGACGATATGCTCAAGAGATGAAACGTATTAGAGATTATGTCTTAGCTTCTGAGCCTGCAGAAACGGGTTCAGTAATGATTGCTGGTTCTGAGATTCAAAGTTTCATTGATAAGCATGAACAAGCGGGTGGCATAGAAATACATGATGAGATTTGGAATCAAATTACGTCATTGTAATTTAAGAGAAGTAGGAGAACTTTATGCAAAATAATATGCTAAAGGTATTTATGTGGATCTGGAAAAGCATCGATATTTTGATGGCTGTCATTTTGGCATTCATGGTCGTACTTGTATTTGTTAATGTGGTATTGCGCTATGGATTTTCTTCTGGTCTACGTCCTTCTGTCGAACTCTCTCGATTAGGTTTGGTTTGGGTGGTAATGCTTGGTGCTGCAGTCGTGCTGCGCCGAGGAGATCACTTAGCTGTTGCTGAGTTTTCTGAAAAATTACTTCCTAGAGCCGTCCCATTTTTAAGACGTATATGTTGGGTAATTATTACCGTATCGGTCGGCATGCTCTACATCGGTTCTTATCGACAAATGATGTCGAACTGGTCTGATATTTCACCATTAACGGGTCTTCCTTCATCATTGTTTTATATGGCTGGTGTCGTGTCGGGGCTATTGATGGGAGTGATTGCGGTGGTTCGTATTATTAACCCAAATTGGCTACTAGATAACGTAGA comes from the Vibrio sp. DW001 genome and includes:
- a CDS encoding TRAP transporter substrate-binding protein, which produces MNMNKIVVALSTVLFASTALAADINMKFQSSNFTGEQVYTVQKAWTDNIEKTTNGRIKIDLLPLNSVLKSSDMLTGVRNNIIDGAIATSAMYSGEDPGFGLIGDTISAWNSDEDILKFYYFGGGFEVVDEIFQKYGSKLIGVSLTGAESLPSKIKLEKVEDFEGVKMRAPSGPIQKLFARMGASPVGLPGSEIYTALEKGIIDAADFSTFANNQKQGVHGIAKYPIYPGIHSSPSVHIIMNLKKWDALSENDQAFMVSYFKGMALDSLLQAHYEDRIAYGEAVKQGVTPVAWSEEEIAKVRVHAKEIWKEIADDSPIGKMYYDTLIKYLDSQGMM
- a CDS encoding TRAP transporter small permease, which encodes MENNFIDKVDSLYIKIGEIVSIFFLVVVLIGFFEVVMRYVFDSPTLWVHETTTFIISLSLLYGGVACFAENKHIAMTFIRERFNEKIQWYMALLVEFLVFIFMSMLTYGSYCATRDAFISPFGTFKMQTSGSVLDTPFPALNKGFFFITCIMILFLSVLHIYRHIKTHNNLFDNALVEDSNNA
- a CDS encoding TRAP transporter large permease subunit, whose protein sequence is MLSVIGIGGGTGLIFLFMIFLLFVGMPLGFLTGMVALTFSYLWFDTTALMQMVASRVTDFTSSYTFVAVPMFVLMATMLDKTGIARDLYNAMRVIAGRIKGGIAVQSMVVAVLLASMSGIIGGETVLLGMLALPQMLRLGYNKNLAIGTVVSGGALGTMVPPSIVLIIYGMTANVSIGDLFLASVPAALLLSTLYMVYIIALCHIYPHYGPAMDIEEILSLTKEDKKRILIDIAIPVAIAGWILGSIYGGIASVTESACVGVMGVAIAAWHRKELTKEVVFSALKHTIKTVGMIIWVGIGATMIIGVYNLMGGDQYIASLFASLDAPPIYTILIMMGILLVLGMFLDWIGVAMLTMPIFVPIITALGYDPIWFGVLFCVNMQVSFLSPPFGPAAFYLKSVAPEGIELTDIFKSVWPFIGMQLIVLAALLIFPEFITVLL
- a CDS encoding bifunctional 4-hydroxy-2-oxoglutarate aldolase/2-dehydro-3-deoxy-phosphogluconate aldolase, whose protein sequence is MTQLINELSALKLVPVIVIDSAEDILPIGKLLVDNGLPIAEITYRSSAAGEAIRLLKDNFPGILIGAGTVLNKEQVMSAKESGADFIVSPGVNVETIATCREENITIVPGVNSPSDIELALNNNISLVKYFPAEASGGVTMLKALLGPYNMLKVMPTGGITADNIQSYLDIDAVVACGGSWIVDRKLIQDKDWGKLDQLIKDACGQLNECE
- a CDS encoding YhcH/YjgK/YiaL family protein, which codes for MHCSDIHSLDNNNLIHQFISRALKLELSSLELGVTKIDEDHFFVVKVHDNDRALDDSQIEIHRSYIDVHLVLAGQETLTYAIKPATSAFMDGKKFDNDVEFVESVNNEQSVTLNEGEFVVFYPGEWHRPMVSKSGGQPINKVVIKIDSSLYNSTSSHS
- a CDS encoding HAD-IA family hydrolase encodes the protein MNLDKYKCIIFDLDGTLINSMIAHAAAWEKTCTTFDIPYEKEWLNQLGGMPTRKVTIEIINRYNLDLNADLITQDKISNFESIAFKGDTIPGVYQILKDNYLTKKIGIGTGAQRKHAKEILDTTDILTMVEILVTSDEVVNHKPSPDTFLSVAQQLNTPANQCVVFEDTKIGKQAAIAAGMDCYLVNDGKIIEFCPAT
- the yiaK gene encoding 3-dehydro-L-gulonate 2-dehydrogenase; the protein is MPLVTTEKLQEEYERILLARDMKPEMATKLAAGFVEMANEGTYSHGINRFPVFIDQVDKGQIKLNEVPECVNSMGALEQWDCNFGPGVLNGLICSERAMELAREFGIGMVGMRNSNHWMRGGAYVLKMAREGFAGIASTNSIAVMPAWGGKDHRVGSNPLIMAIAGDPPVLVDCSMSQYSYGQLQNYVLADKQLPVVGGFDDNGELTTDPHILWENKRLLPMGFWKGSSMAIVLDMMLTAITGGNSVPALTEDMGGEFGVSQFLIAIDLSRTMDKGRYAQEMKRIRDYVLASEPAETGSVMIAGSEIQSFIDKHEQAGGIEIHDEIWNQITSL
- a CDS encoding TRAP transporter small permease, with the protein product MQNNMLKVFMWIWKSIDILMAVILAFMVVLVFVNVVLRYGFSSGLRPSVELSRLGLVWVVMLGAAVVLRRGDHLAVAEFSEKLLPRAVPFLRRICWVIITVSVGMLYIGSYRQMMSNWSDISPLTGLPSSLFYMAGVVSGLLMGVIAVVRIINPNWLLDNVDMEKQ